The following proteins come from a genomic window of Tepidiforma thermophila:
- a CDS encoding DinB family protein: protein MPDIPNLPGMGNPPDTPTQLSVVVGRVLKYALRATDGLTVEQLCDTRGGITNSIGWDVWHVVRTIDNIIHFVFEREQPVWLQHNFHERWNLPRVDQGTGQDPRDAYAMRFPPPAEFDEYTRAVEAAVVPRIAAMSEAYLREVQVIRPWGPVPRIEAILHGLIGHGNGHLGRASYARTLFGLPGLPY, encoded by the coding sequence GTGCCCGATATCCCCAACCTGCCCGGCATGGGCAATCCCCCCGATACCCCCACCCAGCTCTCCGTCGTCGTCGGCCGCGTCCTCAAGTATGCCCTCCGCGCCACCGACGGCCTCACCGTCGAACAGCTCTGCGATACTCGCGGCGGCATCACCAATTCCATCGGCTGGGACGTCTGGCACGTCGTCCGCACCATCGACAACATCATCCACTTCGTCTTCGAACGCGAGCAGCCGGTCTGGCTCCAGCACAACTTCCACGAGCGCTGGAACCTCCCCCGCGTCGACCAGGGCACCGGCCAGGACCCGCGCGACGCCTACGCCATGCGCTTCCCGCCGCCCGCCGAATTCGACGAATACACCCGCGCCGTCGAAGCCGCCGTCGTGCCCCGCATCGCCGCCATGAGCGAGGCTTACCTCCGCGAGGTGCAGGTCATCCGCCCCTGGGGCCCGGTTCCGCGCATCGAAGCTATCCTCCACGGCCTCATCGGCCACGGCAACGGCCACCTCGGCCGCGCCAGCTACGCCCGCACGCTTTTCGGCCTTCCCGGCCTCCCTTACTGA